The sequence ATTGTAATTACCAGAGTTCCATCTTCGGCGTGCTGCCTTAAATATTCAACGGCATTTTCAAATCCGCCGCAATAGACAGCATTGCCCATTTTTAAAGCCAGATCATTAGACGAAATGCCCATAGTATTCTTCTCCCGTGCGGCATAAATGTCGACTAGAAGGCAAGTATCACACCCTGTGAGCGCTTTAGTAAAATCATTAAAAAGCAAATGCGTGCGTGAATAGGTATGCGGT comes from Bacillota bacterium and encodes:
- a CDS encoding cyanophycin synthetase, with the translated sequence KGARRRFEYVGCKNGVTIVDDYAHHPSEIKATLTAAASMGYKKTICIFQPHTYSRTHLLFNDFTKALTGCDTCLLVDIYAAREKNTMGISSNDLALKMGNAVYCGGFENAVEYLRQHAEDGTLVITMGAGDIYKVGQMFLKSK